One part of the Dunckerocampus dactyliophorus isolate RoL2022-P2 chromosome 11, RoL_Ddac_1.1, whole genome shotgun sequence genome encodes these proteins:
- the LOC129190383 gene encoding mucin-2 isoform X1, with amino-acid sequence MTAGRHGNCVTLRATVEENRSGRTEWSIHFSTTLLVDSSWMKWSIACVIRDRTAAAAVWVGTSKQQKPTTPSHHRDVNHGGSLRFDPAARPGVKSVALPQQQGSSMSETKSRQRFHCLKPEQVAVLHQVLSDIVPIHGRGNFPTLELRPRDIIIAVRASLQKQGITVRDVRLNGSTASHVLVQDNRMGYKDLDIIFGVELPSQEEFQVIKESVLGCLLDCLPSGVNRERISSATMKEAYVQKMVKVFSEHDRWSLISLSNNSGKNLELKFVSMLRRQFEFSVDSFQIILDRLLESYMQQDSQYKHNDVTLKDQPVKTKDAPSLLKQTSTAQTEKNTGEDLSNIQNGTQISNTGQRDEMHGKKARSENGLKSTKDSTQEGNDKNKTPTELKVHRGNLNELKPVANTSLSMISGEKQTTESTEDQTNLKNEDSTEWPAKEEPSETAYLNHTTTTVAEEVVTEKMEVTKSTQPGQTESISLIEDCNGKESSERVMVSQRLNEDDRDETQCLYTPDDDTSLQVRADVLEDEKEVEIEVQMEAKSKNETEYSEMSEESLTSEEKTDHIQRDDCFCSISATPLSHSNTQDTHNTLQIERSADRLDADSTTDPQDTPATPGLVFDKKTSSHSCKPSERLSHMVVLKHSSPKPPRRMCRKVPPAPCTGLASESDSITASCLDPNSSPGLQPDLNGNLSIESIPVTTTSSDATETIDLIIKANGSECNTASNPLSNLDLTFTPDPTPDSITVLPQEIPSQLIKEGLCETNIQRQDERPQMDEQRQSSPGDSASQLTEFESPNSLHSLVSHADESCSNVHESTRTSEAELKEAEENIKLLANLVGPNENPQETTPPQEATPPHSLSPRHSTLISCLPPPVLSLSPPSFTPSPPSISPPPCLTPPSPCLSSSVLHTVSPATSFSSPPLSFSPTSSCLSSPPYLTPPMLSLSPPPLCLTPPSPCLSPPLLCFTPPVESADPTLQVSSDTPLIDNTDSDEQITELSTLQGIPVLQLEDKMEQNIVSLLPQLPENVSFPITVPSATSHALPRSQCANLREPSPLNSDEGSSSVCENKETQKKTEDTSEHRGAPQAAGCIPAVEVLAESMYGDFEAAMDHLRYRLIATRNPEEIRGGGLLKYSNLLVRDYRPASETQIKTLERYMCSRFFIDFPDVQEQQRKILSYLKNHFIGEERSKYQYLMTLRRVVDDSTVCLMGHERRQTLNMITVLALKVLGEQNIIPNTDHVTCFYQPAPYLADHSAPYLTEPSYCNYYIPQGGSTLLYQPYPLHLHTQTGLV; translated from the exons ATGACGGCAGGTCGCCATGGAAACTGCGTTACGCTCAGGGCAACCGTAGAAGAAAACAGGAGCGGGAGGACTGAGTGGAGTATTCATTTCAGCACCACGCTCCTGGTGGACAGCTCCTGGATGAAGTGGAGCATCGCATGTGTTATCAGGGAcagaacagcagcagcagcagtgtggGTGGGGACTtccaaacaacaaaaaccaacaacacCCTCACACCATCGAGACGTGAATCACGGTGGTTCCTTGAGGTTTGATCCCGCTGCGAGACCAGGAGTTAAGTCAGTCGCTCTGCCTCAGCAACAG GGCAGCAGCATGTCTGAAACCAAATCCAGGCAGCGGTTCCACTGCCTGAAGCCTGAGCAGGTGGCAGTTCTTCATCAGGTTCTGTCAGACATCGTTCCCATCCACGGCCGTGGGAACTTTCCAACACTGGAGCTTCGCCCTCGTGACATCATCATTGCTGTACGGGCCAGTCTGCAGAAGCAGGGAATCACTGTAAGAGACGTGCGTCTAAATGGCTCCACAGCTAGTCACGTTCTGGTCCAAGACAACAGAATGGGCTACAAAGACCTGGATATTATCTTTGGGGTAGAGCTGCCCAGTCAGGAAGAGTTCCAG GTGATCAAAGAGTCAGTGCTGGGCTGCTTGCTGGACTGCCTACCATCAGGGGTGAACAGAGAGAGGATCAGCAGTGCCACAATGAAGGAGGCCTATGTCCAGAAGATGGTCAAGGTCTTCAGTGAGCACGACCGCTGGAGCCTCATCTCGCTGTCAAACAACAGCGGCAAAAACCTGGAGCTCAAATTCGTAAGCATGCTGAGGAGGCAGTTTGAGTTCAGCGTCGATTCCTTCCAAATCATTCTGGATCGTCTTCTTGAATCCTACATGCAGCAGGACTCACAGTATAAACATAATGATGTTACTCTGAAGGACCAACCGGTGAAAACAAAAGATGCGCCATCTCTGCTTAAACAGACCAGCACtgcacaaacagaaaaaaacactggTGAAGATTTATCCAATATACAGAATGGGACTCAAATAAGCAACACAGGGCAGAGAGATGAGATGCATGGAAAGAAAGCCCGGAGTGAAAATGGTTTGAAATCAACAAAAGATTCCACACAGGaaggaaatgacaaaaacaaaacacccacAGAGTTAAAAGTGCACAGAGGAAACCTTAATGAACTAAAGCCCGTGGCGAACACATCTTTAAGCATGATATCTGGAGAGAAACAAACCACTGAGAGCACTGAGGATCAGACTAACCTTAAAAATGAGGACTCGACTGAATGGCCAGCAAAGGAGGAACCATCAGAAACAGCATATTTAAACCACACCACAACCACTGTTGCAGAGGAAGTAGTCACAGAAAAAATGGAAGTGACAAAAAGCACGCAGCCAGGCCAGACAGAGTCTATAAGCCTGATAGAAGACTGTAACGGCAAAGAGTCATCTGAAAGAGTAATGGTCTCTCAGCGATTAAATGAGGATGACAGAGATGAAACACAATGCTTGTATACTCCAGATGATGACACATCTTTACAAGTGAGGGCAGATGTTTTAGAGGATGAAAAAGAAGTTGAGATTGAGGTGCAGATGGAAGCGAAGAGCAAAAATGAAACAGAATATAGTGAAATGTCGGAAGAGAGTTTAACATCAGAGGAAAAGACAGACCACATACAGAGAGATGATTGTTTCTGCTCCATTTCCGCCACaccactttcacacagcaacacacaggatacacacaacacactccaGATTGAAAGATCAGCTGACAGACTTGATGCTGACAGCACCACAGATCCTCAGGACACACCTGCAACACCTGGCCttgtttttgacaaaaagaCCTCCTCTCATTCTTGTAAGCCCTCAGAAAGACTCTCTCACATGGTGGTGCTCAAACACTCGTCTCCTAAACCCCCACGTAGGATGTGTAGGAAGGTTCCACCCGCTCCTTGCACTGGCCTGGCCTCTGAGAGTGACTCCATAACAGCTTCCTGTCTAGATCCAAACTCTTCCCCAGGCCTTCAGCCTGATCTTAATGGAAATCTAAGTATCGAGTCCATTCCTGTTACGACGACTAGCTCAGATGCCACAGAAACCATCGACTTGATCATAAAAGCCAATGGTTCTGAATGCAACACAGCAAGTAACCCTCTGTCAAATCTGGACTTGACCTTCACCCCTGATCCCACCCCTGATTCAATTACTGTTCTACCTCAAGAGATACCATCTCAGTTGATCAAAGAGGGTTTGTGTGAGACAAACATTCAACGACAGGATGAGCGACCACAAATGGATGAGCAAAGGCAGTCTTCCCCTGGAGATTCTGCCTCGCAACTGACAGAGTTTGAATCTCCCAATAGCCTGCACTCattagtttcacatgcagatgAGTCCTGTTCAAATGTCCACGAGTCCACACGTACCTCAGAAGCTGAACTGAAGGAGGCGGAGGAGAACATCAAATTATTGGCCAACTTGGTCGGGCCAAATGAGAACCCTCAAGAGACCACACCACCTCAAGAGGCAACACCCCCTCACTCACTTTCCCCCCGCCACAGTACCCTTATTTCTTGTCTCCCCCCTCCTGTACTCAGTCTGTCCCCTCCCAGCTTTACTCCCTCACCCCCAAGCATCAGCCCCCCACCATGCCTGACTCCTCCCTCTCCCTGCCTCTCATCCTCAGTGCTGCACACCGTCAGCCCTGCTACCAGTTTTAGCTCTCCACCCCTGAGCTTCAGTCCTACCTCGTCTTGCCTCAGCTCACCCCCTTACCTGACCCCTCCTATGCTCAGCCTCAGCCCTCCACCTCTTTGTCTAACTCCGCCTTCTCCGTGCCTCAGCCCTCCCCTCCTCTGCTTCACGCCTCCAGTGGAATCAGCAGATCCTACACTTCAGGTGTCATCAGACACACCTTTGATAGACAACACAGACAGTGATGAACAGATTACAGAGCTTTCTACCTTGCAAGGAATCCCTGTTCTACAACTGGAGGATAAAATGGAGCAGAATATTGTTTCATTGTTGCCGCAGCTTCCAGAGAATGTCTCTTTTCCAATCACAGTCCCGAGTGCAACCTCACATGCACTGCCTCGCTCTCAGTGTGCAAACCTAAGGGAACCTAGCCCTCTAAATTCAGACGAAGGATCCAGCTCTGTGTGTGAGAACAAGGAGACCCAGAAAAAAACTGAAGACACGAGTGAACATCGTGGAGCTCCTCAGGCAGCAGGCTGTATCCCTGCTGTCGAGGTTCTGGCGGAGAGCATGTATGGTGACTTTGAGGCCGCCATGGACCACCTGCGCTATCGCTTAATCGCTACAAGGAATCCTGAGGAGATTCGAGGTGGAGGCTTGTTGAAATACAGCAACCTACTGGTCAGGGACTATCGACCGGCCAGTGAGACACAAATAAAGACACTGGAGCGCTACATGTGCTCACGCTTTTTCATTGATTTCCCTGACGTGCAGGAGCAGCAGAGGAAGATCCTGTCCTACTTGAAGAATCACTTCATTGGTGAGGAAAGGAGCAAGTACCAGTACCTAATGACTCTACGTCGTGTGGTCGACGACAGCACCGTGTGTCTGATGGGCCATGAGAGGAGACAGACTCTCAACATGATCACAGTGCTGGCACTAAAAGTTCTAGGGGAGCAGAACATCATCCCCAACACAGACCATGTGACATGCTTCTATCAGCCTGCCCCGTACCTTGCGGACCACAGCGCCCCCTATTTAACAGAACCAAGTTACTGCAACTACTACATACCCCAAGGGGGATCAACTCTCCTGTACCAACCATACCCCTTACACCTGCACACACAGACCGGACTCGTATAA
- the LOC129190383 gene encoding mucin-2 isoform X2: MTAGRHGNCVTLRATVEENRSGRTEWSIHFSTTLLVDSSWMKWSIACVIRDRTAAAAVWVGTSKQQKPTTPSHHRDVNHGGSLRFDPAARPGVKSVALPQQQGSSMSETKSRQRFHCLKPEQVAVLHQVLSDIVPIHGRGNFPTLELRPRDIIIAVRASLQKQGITVIKESVLGCLLDCLPSGVNRERISSATMKEAYVQKMVKVFSEHDRWSLISLSNNSGKNLELKFVSMLRRQFEFSVDSFQIILDRLLESYMQQDSQYKHNDVTLKDQPVKTKDAPSLLKQTSTAQTEKNTGEDLSNIQNGTQISNTGQRDEMHGKKARSENGLKSTKDSTQEGNDKNKTPTELKVHRGNLNELKPVANTSLSMISGEKQTTESTEDQTNLKNEDSTEWPAKEEPSETAYLNHTTTTVAEEVVTEKMEVTKSTQPGQTESISLIEDCNGKESSERVMVSQRLNEDDRDETQCLYTPDDDTSLQVRADVLEDEKEVEIEVQMEAKSKNETEYSEMSEESLTSEEKTDHIQRDDCFCSISATPLSHSNTQDTHNTLQIERSADRLDADSTTDPQDTPATPGLVFDKKTSSHSCKPSERLSHMVVLKHSSPKPPRRMCRKVPPAPCTGLASESDSITASCLDPNSSPGLQPDLNGNLSIESIPVTTTSSDATETIDLIIKANGSECNTASNPLSNLDLTFTPDPTPDSITVLPQEIPSQLIKEGLCETNIQRQDERPQMDEQRQSSPGDSASQLTEFESPNSLHSLVSHADESCSNVHESTRTSEAELKEAEENIKLLANLVGPNENPQETTPPQEATPPHSLSPRHSTLISCLPPPVLSLSPPSFTPSPPSISPPPCLTPPSPCLSSSVLHTVSPATSFSSPPLSFSPTSSCLSSPPYLTPPMLSLSPPPLCLTPPSPCLSPPLLCFTPPVESADPTLQVSSDTPLIDNTDSDEQITELSTLQGIPVLQLEDKMEQNIVSLLPQLPENVSFPITVPSATSHALPRSQCANLREPSPLNSDEGSSSVCENKETQKKTEDTSEHRGAPQAAGCIPAVEVLAESMYGDFEAAMDHLRYRLIATRNPEEIRGGGLLKYSNLLVRDYRPASETQIKTLERYMCSRFFIDFPDVQEQQRKILSYLKNHFIGEERSKYQYLMTLRRVVDDSTVCLMGHERRQTLNMITVLALKVLGEQNIIPNTDHVTCFYQPAPYLADHSAPYLTEPSYCNYYIPQGGSTLLYQPYPLHLHTQTGLV, from the exons ATGACGGCAGGTCGCCATGGAAACTGCGTTACGCTCAGGGCAACCGTAGAAGAAAACAGGAGCGGGAGGACTGAGTGGAGTATTCATTTCAGCACCACGCTCCTGGTGGACAGCTCCTGGATGAAGTGGAGCATCGCATGTGTTATCAGGGAcagaacagcagcagcagcagtgtggGTGGGGACTtccaaacaacaaaaaccaacaacacCCTCACACCATCGAGACGTGAATCACGGTGGTTCCTTGAGGTTTGATCCCGCTGCGAGACCAGGAGTTAAGTCAGTCGCTCTGCCTCAGCAACAG GGCAGCAGCATGTCTGAAACCAAATCCAGGCAGCGGTTCCACTGCCTGAAGCCTGAGCAGGTGGCAGTTCTTCATCAGGTTCTGTCAGACATCGTTCCCATCCACGGCCGTGGGAACTTTCCAACACTGGAGCTTCGCCCTCGTGACATCATCATTGCTGTACGGGCCAGTCTGCAGAAGCAGGGAATCACT GTGATCAAAGAGTCAGTGCTGGGCTGCTTGCTGGACTGCCTACCATCAGGGGTGAACAGAGAGAGGATCAGCAGTGCCACAATGAAGGAGGCCTATGTCCAGAAGATGGTCAAGGTCTTCAGTGAGCACGACCGCTGGAGCCTCATCTCGCTGTCAAACAACAGCGGCAAAAACCTGGAGCTCAAATTCGTAAGCATGCTGAGGAGGCAGTTTGAGTTCAGCGTCGATTCCTTCCAAATCATTCTGGATCGTCTTCTTGAATCCTACATGCAGCAGGACTCACAGTATAAACATAATGATGTTACTCTGAAGGACCAACCGGTGAAAACAAAAGATGCGCCATCTCTGCTTAAACAGACCAGCACtgcacaaacagaaaaaaacactggTGAAGATTTATCCAATATACAGAATGGGACTCAAATAAGCAACACAGGGCAGAGAGATGAGATGCATGGAAAGAAAGCCCGGAGTGAAAATGGTTTGAAATCAACAAAAGATTCCACACAGGaaggaaatgacaaaaacaaaacacccacAGAGTTAAAAGTGCACAGAGGAAACCTTAATGAACTAAAGCCCGTGGCGAACACATCTTTAAGCATGATATCTGGAGAGAAACAAACCACTGAGAGCACTGAGGATCAGACTAACCTTAAAAATGAGGACTCGACTGAATGGCCAGCAAAGGAGGAACCATCAGAAACAGCATATTTAAACCACACCACAACCACTGTTGCAGAGGAAGTAGTCACAGAAAAAATGGAAGTGACAAAAAGCACGCAGCCAGGCCAGACAGAGTCTATAAGCCTGATAGAAGACTGTAACGGCAAAGAGTCATCTGAAAGAGTAATGGTCTCTCAGCGATTAAATGAGGATGACAGAGATGAAACACAATGCTTGTATACTCCAGATGATGACACATCTTTACAAGTGAGGGCAGATGTTTTAGAGGATGAAAAAGAAGTTGAGATTGAGGTGCAGATGGAAGCGAAGAGCAAAAATGAAACAGAATATAGTGAAATGTCGGAAGAGAGTTTAACATCAGAGGAAAAGACAGACCACATACAGAGAGATGATTGTTTCTGCTCCATTTCCGCCACaccactttcacacagcaacacacaggatacacacaacacactccaGATTGAAAGATCAGCTGACAGACTTGATGCTGACAGCACCACAGATCCTCAGGACACACCTGCAACACCTGGCCttgtttttgacaaaaagaCCTCCTCTCATTCTTGTAAGCCCTCAGAAAGACTCTCTCACATGGTGGTGCTCAAACACTCGTCTCCTAAACCCCCACGTAGGATGTGTAGGAAGGTTCCACCCGCTCCTTGCACTGGCCTGGCCTCTGAGAGTGACTCCATAACAGCTTCCTGTCTAGATCCAAACTCTTCCCCAGGCCTTCAGCCTGATCTTAATGGAAATCTAAGTATCGAGTCCATTCCTGTTACGACGACTAGCTCAGATGCCACAGAAACCATCGACTTGATCATAAAAGCCAATGGTTCTGAATGCAACACAGCAAGTAACCCTCTGTCAAATCTGGACTTGACCTTCACCCCTGATCCCACCCCTGATTCAATTACTGTTCTACCTCAAGAGATACCATCTCAGTTGATCAAAGAGGGTTTGTGTGAGACAAACATTCAACGACAGGATGAGCGACCACAAATGGATGAGCAAAGGCAGTCTTCCCCTGGAGATTCTGCCTCGCAACTGACAGAGTTTGAATCTCCCAATAGCCTGCACTCattagtttcacatgcagatgAGTCCTGTTCAAATGTCCACGAGTCCACACGTACCTCAGAAGCTGAACTGAAGGAGGCGGAGGAGAACATCAAATTATTGGCCAACTTGGTCGGGCCAAATGAGAACCCTCAAGAGACCACACCACCTCAAGAGGCAACACCCCCTCACTCACTTTCCCCCCGCCACAGTACCCTTATTTCTTGTCTCCCCCCTCCTGTACTCAGTCTGTCCCCTCCCAGCTTTACTCCCTCACCCCCAAGCATCAGCCCCCCACCATGCCTGACTCCTCCCTCTCCCTGCCTCTCATCCTCAGTGCTGCACACCGTCAGCCCTGCTACCAGTTTTAGCTCTCCACCCCTGAGCTTCAGTCCTACCTCGTCTTGCCTCAGCTCACCCCCTTACCTGACCCCTCCTATGCTCAGCCTCAGCCCTCCACCTCTTTGTCTAACTCCGCCTTCTCCGTGCCTCAGCCCTCCCCTCCTCTGCTTCACGCCTCCAGTGGAATCAGCAGATCCTACACTTCAGGTGTCATCAGACACACCTTTGATAGACAACACAGACAGTGATGAACAGATTACAGAGCTTTCTACCTTGCAAGGAATCCCTGTTCTACAACTGGAGGATAAAATGGAGCAGAATATTGTTTCATTGTTGCCGCAGCTTCCAGAGAATGTCTCTTTTCCAATCACAGTCCCGAGTGCAACCTCACATGCACTGCCTCGCTCTCAGTGTGCAAACCTAAGGGAACCTAGCCCTCTAAATTCAGACGAAGGATCCAGCTCTGTGTGTGAGAACAAGGAGACCCAGAAAAAAACTGAAGACACGAGTGAACATCGTGGAGCTCCTCAGGCAGCAGGCTGTATCCCTGCTGTCGAGGTTCTGGCGGAGAGCATGTATGGTGACTTTGAGGCCGCCATGGACCACCTGCGCTATCGCTTAATCGCTACAAGGAATCCTGAGGAGATTCGAGGTGGAGGCTTGTTGAAATACAGCAACCTACTGGTCAGGGACTATCGACCGGCCAGTGAGACACAAATAAAGACACTGGAGCGCTACATGTGCTCACGCTTTTTCATTGATTTCCCTGACGTGCAGGAGCAGCAGAGGAAGATCCTGTCCTACTTGAAGAATCACTTCATTGGTGAGGAAAGGAGCAAGTACCAGTACCTAATGACTCTACGTCGTGTGGTCGACGACAGCACCGTGTGTCTGATGGGCCATGAGAGGAGACAGACTCTCAACATGATCACAGTGCTGGCACTAAAAGTTCTAGGGGAGCAGAACATCATCCCCAACACAGACCATGTGACATGCTTCTATCAGCCTGCCCCGTACCTTGCGGACCACAGCGCCCCCTATTTAACAGAACCAAGTTACTGCAACTACTACATACCCCAAGGGGGATCAACTCTCCTGTACCAACCATACCCCTTACACCTGCACACACAGACCGGACTCGTATAA
- the tbx22 gene encoding T-box transcription factor TBX22, whose protein sequence is MSWNTQIWWVQSQGSHGYTPRRMSSAKMQGLSSRAHAFSVEALVGKPCKRLKVSEDHDSSSQGHTDIFTGKTKQQKRQYNFAQSQNKSAFKESKPKLSESRPDREVHVELQGSELWKRFFEIGTEMIITKAGRRMFPSVRVKVRNLDPRQQYYIAMDVMPVDSKRYRYVYHSSQWMVAGNTDHSCISPRLYVHADSPCEGETWMRQVISFDRVKLTNNEMDDKGHIILQSMHKYKPRVHIIKHDPRMDLSQIQSLPVEGVYSFSFPETEFTTVTAYQNQQITKLKIDRNPFAKGFRDPGRNRGVLDGLLESYPWRSPLSLDFKPFAIQLHGSLGSPTSTASSLKSLLPFSSSSSLPPFPTLSCQDSALHTLTLPFYGKTSTTPALPSRAFSSLGADRLRGLSPLPSLTDLPLFSALQGKKPPNCRDPSLSRPPGSPSCLIPLSTSLSTQGSASSLLPHLSDSAGPYCLYRYSFPLNPQLTAISRHTKLVEDKTEGPLHQTSWHLATNHLL, encoded by the exons ATGAGCTGGAATACTCAAATCTGGTGGGTGCAAAGTCAAGGTTCGCACGGATACACACCTCGCAGGATGTCATCCGCCAAAATGCAGGGTCTCAGCTCCAGGGCGCACGCATTTTCCGTGGAGGCGCTGGTGGGGAAGCCCTGCAAGAGGTTGAAAGTGTCAGAAGACCATGACTCAAGTTCACAAGGACACACGGACATCTTCACCGGtaagacaaaacaacaaaaaagacaatataaTTTTGCACAAAGTCAAAACAAGTCTGCGTTCA AAGAGAGTAAGCCGAAACTCAGTGAGAGTAGACCGGACAGAGAGGTCCATGTTGAGCTGCAGGGCTCCGAACTCTGGAAAAGATTCTTTGAGATCGGCACAGAGATGATCATCACCAAAGCGGGAAG GAGAATGTTTCCATCTGTGCGCGTCAAAGTGCGCAACCTGGACCCACGCCAGCAGTATTACATTGCCATGGATGTCATGCCCGTGGACTCCAAACGTTACAG GTATGTTTACCATAGCTCCCAGTGGATGGTGGCAGGAAACACAGACCACTCTTGCATCTCGCCGAGGCTCTACGTGCACGCAGACTCGCCGTGCGAGGGAGAGACTTGGATGCGCCAGGTTATCAGCTTCGATCGAGTCAAACTGACCAACAATGAGATGGACGACAAAGGGCAT ATAATTCTGCAGTCCATGCATAAATACAAGCCACGTGTGCACATCATCAAGCATGACCCTCGGATGGACTTGTCCCAGATCCAGTCGCTGCCTGTTGAGGGAGTGTACAGCTTCTCCTTCCCAGAAACGGAGTTCACCACCGTCACAGCCTATCAGAATCAACAG ATCACGAAACTGAAGATCGACAGAAACCCGTTTGCCAAGGGCTTCAGGGATCCAGGAAGGAACAG GGGTGTGTTGGATGGTTTACTTGAGTCGTATCCTTGGAGATCTCCTCTCAGTTTGGACTTCAAGCCATTTGCCATACAGCTTCACG GTAGCTTGGGGTCTCCAACCAGCACTGCTTCCTCACTAAAGAGCCTCCTTCCCTTCTCGTCTTCTTCATCACTCCCTCCATTCCCCACACTGTCATGCCAGGACTCTGCTCTTCACACCCTCACACTTCCATTCTACGGAAAGACCTCCACCACCCCCGCATTGCCCAGCAGAGCCTTCTCCTCTCTGGGAGCAGACAGACTCAGAGGTCTATCGCCACTACCTTCACTAACAGACCTCCCGCTCTTCTCTGCGCTTCAAGGAAAGAAACCACCCAACTGTCGGGATCCAAGTCTTTCACGGCCTCCTGGCAGCCCCTCCTGCTTGATCCCCCTCTCCACCTCTCTCAGCACTCAAGGGTCCGCTTCGTCTTTACTTCCTCATCTTTCAGACAGTGCAGGCCCATATTGTCTTTACCGCTATAGCTTCCCCTTGAACCCTCAACTTACAGCTATTTCCCGGCATACTAAACTAGTTGAAGACAAGACAGAGGGCCCACTGCACCAAACTTCATGGCACCTGGCCACCAACCACCTCCTCTAA